In Pseudomonas sp. R76, one genomic interval encodes:
- the mgtA gene encoding magnesium-translocating P-type ATPase, with amino-acid sequence MSAVKNTPLHKKNGTTTDTKLSMRAAREAQNGLQATLANVRATQDGLTELDASARLQREGYNEVAHDKPPHAIVQFLQALNNPFIYVLLTLGGISFVTDYWLPLQAGEEVDLTKVIIIMTMVLLSSLLRFWQEHRSAKSAEALKAMVRTTATVLRREQVGARPTLREVPMRDLVAGDIVQLSAGDMIPADIRLIESRDLFISQAVLTGEALPVEKYDTLGDVTQKSASSLAADQGNLLDLPNICFMGTNVVSGRAKAVVVATGPRTYFGSLAKAIVGSRVQTAFDRGVNSVSWLLIRFMLVMVPIVFLLNGFSKGDWGDAFLFALAVAVGLTPEMLPMIVSANLAKGATAMAKRKVVVKRLNAIQNFGSMDVLCTDKTGTLTQDKIILEHHVNAFGQRDDAVLSLAWLNSYHQSGMKNLMDQAVVQFSEHNPKFQLPFAYSKVDELPFDFVRRRLSIVVKDAAGDQLLVCKGAVEEMLSISTHVMEDGAAVPLDDRRRDELLALANDYNEDGFRVLVVATRNIPKALARQQYTTADERNLVIQGFLTFLDPPKETAGPAIAALQQIGVAVKVLTGDNAVVTSKICRQVGLEPGQPLLGVEIEAMDDATLLRRVEERTVFAKLTPLQKSRVLKALQANGHTVGFLGDGINDAPALRDADVGISVDSGTDIAKESADIILLEKSLMVLEEGVLKGRETFGNIMKYLNMTASSNFGNVFSVLVASAFIPFMPMLAIHLLLQNLMYDISQLALPWDKMDKEYLAKPRKWDAKNIGRFMIWIGPTSSIFDITTFALMWYVFSANSVEMQTLFQSGWFIEGLLSQTLVVHMLRTRKIPFFQSTAAWPVLMMTAIVIGLGIYVPFSPLGTLVGLEPLPLAYFPWLVGTLLAYCCVAQLMKTIYIRRFKQWY; translated from the coding sequence ATGAGCGCCGTAAAAAACACGCCTCTGCACAAGAAAAATGGCACCACCACCGACACCAAACTGTCGATGCGTGCCGCCCGTGAAGCCCAGAACGGCCTGCAAGCCACCCTTGCCAATGTGCGAGCGACCCAGGACGGCCTGACCGAACTGGACGCCTCGGCGCGCCTGCAACGTGAAGGCTACAACGAAGTGGCTCATGACAAGCCGCCTCACGCCATCGTCCAGTTCCTGCAGGCGCTGAACAACCCCTTCATCTACGTATTGCTGACCCTGGGCGGCATCAGCTTTGTCACCGACTATTGGCTGCCGTTGCAGGCCGGTGAAGAAGTTGACCTGACCAAAGTCATCATCATCATGACCATGGTCCTGCTCAGCAGCTTGCTGCGCTTCTGGCAGGAACACCGTTCGGCCAAATCCGCCGAAGCCCTCAAGGCCATGGTGCGCACCACCGCCACTGTGCTGCGCCGCGAACAGGTCGGCGCCCGGCCGACGCTGCGCGAAGTGCCGATGCGCGACCTGGTGGCCGGCGATATCGTGCAGTTGTCGGCCGGCGATATGATCCCGGCCGATATCCGCCTGATCGAATCCCGCGACCTGTTTATCAGCCAGGCCGTGCTGACCGGCGAAGCCTTGCCGGTGGAAAAGTACGACACGCTGGGTGACGTCACGCAGAAATCCGCGTCCTCGCTGGCCGCCGACCAAGGCAACCTGCTGGACCTGCCAAACATCTGCTTCATGGGCACCAACGTGGTCAGCGGCCGCGCCAAAGCGGTGGTGGTCGCCACCGGGCCACGCACCTACTTTGGCTCGCTGGCCAAGGCGATTGTCGGTTCGCGGGTGCAGACCGCGTTCGACCGTGGGGTGAACAGCGTCAGCTGGCTGTTGATTCGCTTCATGTTGGTGATGGTGCCCATCGTGTTCCTGCTCAATGGCTTCTCCAAAGGCGATTGGGGCGATGCGTTCCTGTTTGCCCTGGCGGTGGCCGTGGGCCTGACCCCGGAAATGCTGCCAATGATCGTCAGCGCCAACCTGGCCAAGGGCGCAACTGCCATGGCCAAGCGCAAGGTAGTGGTCAAGCGCCTGAACGCGATCCAGAACTTTGGTTCAATGGACGTGCTGTGCACCGACAAGACCGGCACCCTGACCCAGGACAAGATCATCCTCGAGCACCACGTCAACGCCTTCGGCCAACGTGATGATGCGGTGCTGTCCCTGGCCTGGCTCAACAGCTACCACCAGAGCGGCATGAAAAACCTGATGGACCAGGCCGTGGTGCAGTTCTCGGAACACAACCCCAAGTTCCAGCTGCCATTTGCCTACAGCAAGGTCGATGAGTTGCCGTTCGACTTCGTGCGCCGTCGCCTGTCGATCGTGGTCAAGGACGCCGCCGGCGACCAATTGCTGGTGTGCAAGGGCGCGGTGGAAGAGATGCTGAGCATTTCCACCCATGTGATGGAAGATGGCGCAGCGGTGCCACTGGATGATCGTCGCCGTGATGAGTTGCTGGCGCTGGCCAACGACTACAACGAGGACGGTTTCCGTGTGCTGGTGGTCGCCACCCGCAACATTCCTAAAGCACTGGCACGCCAGCAATACACCACCGCCGATGAGCGCAACCTGGTGATCCAGGGCTTCCTGACCTTCCTGGATCCGCCGAAGGAAACCGCAGGCCCGGCGATTGCTGCGCTGCAACAAATCGGCGTGGCCGTGAAAGTGCTGACCGGCGACAACGCCGTGGTCACCAGCAAAATCTGCCGCCAGGTTGGCCTCGAACCCGGCCAGCCGCTGCTCGGCGTAGAAATCGAAGCCATGGACGACGCGACCCTGCTGCGCCGCGTGGAAGAGCGCACAGTGTTTGCCAAGCTGACGCCGCTGCAGAAATCCCGCGTGCTCAAGGCACTGCAAGCCAACGGTCACACAGTCGGCTTCCTCGGCGACGGCATCAACGATGCGCCGGCGCTGCGCGATGCCGACGTGGGTATCTCGGTGGACAGCGGCACCGATATCGCCAAGGAGTCGGCCGACATCATCCTGCTGGAAAAGAGCCTGATGGTGCTGGAAGAAGGCGTGCTCAAGGGCCGCGAAACCTTCGGCAATATCATGAAGTACCTGAACATGACCGCCAGTTCCAACTTCGGCAACGTGTTCTCGGTGCTGGTGGCCAGTGCGTTCATCCCGTTCATGCCGATGCTGGCGATCCACCTGCTGCTGCAAAACCTGATGTACGACATCTCCCAGCTGGCCTTGCCGTGGGACAAGATGGACAAGGAATACCTGGCCAAGCCGCGTAAGTGGGATGCGAAAAACATCGGCCGCTTCATGATCTGGATCGGGCCGACCTCGTCGATCTTCGACATCACCACCTTTGCGCTGATGTGGTACGTGTTCTCCGCCAACAGTGTGGAAATGCAGACCCTGTTCCAGTCCGGCTGGTTTATCGAAGGGCTGCTCTCGCAAACCCTGGTGGTGCACATGTTGCGCACCCGCAAGATCCCGTTCTTCCAGAGCACGGCCGCCTGGCCGGTGTTGATGATGACCGCCATCGTCATCGGGCTGGGGATCTACGTACCGTTCTCGCCGCTGGGCACCCTGGTGGGCCTGGAGCCGCTGCCGCTGGCGTACTTCCCATGGCTGGTCGGCACCCTGCTCGCCTACTGCTGCGTGGCTCAACTGATGAAAACGATCTACATCCGCCGCTTCAAGCAGTGGTACTGA
- a CDS encoding DUF2493 domain-containing protein: protein MRVLICAGRHYADTKKSRQVLDAYHRLRPMQVLIHGGNQFLGSDIEEWAREIGIDVVRYPPNWQRHGKQAERQRNHFMLSDSRPDVVIALPGGDDTSELVCQAKASGISVLTVES from the coding sequence ATGCGCGTGTTGATCTGTGCAGGTCGTCATTACGCCGACACCAAAAAGTCCCGCCAAGTGCTGGACGCTTACCACCGCCTGCGCCCGATGCAGGTATTGATTCACGGCGGCAACCAGTTCCTCGGCAGTGACATTGAGGAATGGGCGCGGGAAATCGGCATCGACGTGGTGCGCTACCCGCCCAATTGGCAACGCCACGGCAAGCAGGCGGAACGCCAGCGCAACCATTTCATGCTGTCTGACAGCCGCCCCGACGTGGTCATCGCCCTGCCGGGCGGTGACGACACCTCGGAGTTGGTCTGCCAGGCCAAAGCCAGCGGCATTTCGGTGCTGACCGTAGAAAGCTGA
- a CDS encoding DUF533 domain-containing protein: MNTSDLLEQLLRAGQQGGAASGGGLGGLLGGLLKGASSGNASAGGGLGGLLGGLGGLLGGAPSGGTTQARSGGMNYAALASLGMAAFQAYQAWQRQQATAPQQAIQTVDQLDGAEAQAHSHALLRALIAAAKADGNIDAQEQQMISAEMARHTDDPQLLQWIAAEAVKPLNAADFAEYASDPALASEIYLASVLLVNDQQDAERKYLDELAEQLQLDPQLQLNLEQQAKA; this comes from the coding sequence ATGAATACCAGCGATCTACTCGAACAGCTGTTGCGCGCCGGGCAGCAAGGCGGCGCGGCCTCAGGCGGTGGCCTGGGCGGGCTGCTCGGCGGCTTATTGAAAGGCGCCAGCAGCGGCAACGCCTCGGCGGGCGGCGGTTTGGGTGGGTTACTGGGCGGCCTCGGCGGTTTGTTGGGCGGCGCACCCAGCGGTGGTACGACGCAGGCGCGCTCCGGTGGGATGAACTACGCGGCGCTGGCCTCGTTGGGGATGGCGGCGTTTCAGGCGTATCAGGCCTGGCAACGCCAGCAGGCAACTGCGCCGCAGCAAGCCATCCAGACGGTGGATCAGTTGGACGGCGCCGAAGCGCAAGCCCATAGCCATGCGTTGCTACGCGCGCTGATCGCAGCGGCCAAGGCGGATGGCAACATCGATGCGCAGGAGCAACAGATGATTTCCGCCGAGATGGCTCGCCACACCGATGACCCGCAGTTGCTGCAGTGGATCGCTGCCGAGGCCGTCAAGCCTCTGAATGCGGCGGATTTTGCCGAGTATGCAAGTGACCCGGCGCTGGCGTCGGAGATCTACCTGGCCAGCGTGCTACTGGTGAACGACCAACAGGATGCGGAGCGCAAATACCTGGATGAACTGGCAGAACAGTTGCAACTTGACCCGCAGTTGCAACTGAACCTGGAGCAGCAGGCTAAAGCCTAG
- a CDS encoding DinB family protein yields the protein MNRIEHIALMANYNQWMNRKVYAAAGKLTDAELAADRQAFFGSILGTLNHLALGDTVWLKRFAQHPAGFSALAPLSAIVTPVDLKQLAFADIRELSAHRACLDQLIIDWAQSLREPDLDHHLSYQNMRGVANNKPFFGLLVHFFNHQTHHRGQATTLLTQAGVDVGDTDLLALID from the coding sequence GTGAACCGCATCGAACACATCGCGTTGATGGCCAACTACAACCAGTGGATGAACCGCAAGGTCTATGCCGCCGCCGGCAAACTGACAGACGCCGAACTGGCGGCGGACCGCCAGGCGTTCTTCGGCTCGATTCTCGGCACACTCAATCACCTGGCGCTCGGTGATACCGTCTGGCTCAAGCGCTTTGCCCAGCACCCGGCAGGCTTTTCGGCGCTGGCACCCTTAAGCGCTATCGTCACACCCGTAGACCTCAAGCAACTGGCGTTTGCCGACATCCGCGAGCTGTCGGCCCATCGCGCTTGCCTGGATCAACTCATCATCGACTGGGCCCAGAGCCTGCGCGAGCCCGACCTGGATCATCACCTCAGCTACCAGAACATGCGCGGTGTCGCGAACAACAAGCCGTTCTTCGGCCTGCTGGTGCATTTCTTCAACCACCAGACCCACCACCGGGGCCAGGCAACCACGTTGCTGACCCAGGCGGGCGTGGATGTGGGCGATACCGACCTGCTGGCGCTGATCGACTGA
- a CDS encoding GFA family protein, which yields MSLETLPLEGSCRCNRVRFSVSLPPVITMACHCNGCQKMTSSAFSLSVLIPASGFTVTQGCPVIGGLHGVDRHYCCPHCMSWLFTRPHGIDEFVNVRATLLDNAHDYVPFMETWTSEKLPWASTPAVERFAQLPEPQDFPRLMQAYAAFNAR from the coding sequence ATGAGCCTCGAAACCCTGCCGCTGGAAGGCAGTTGCCGCTGTAACCGGGTGCGCTTCAGTGTCAGCCTGCCGCCGGTGATCACCATGGCGTGCCATTGCAACGGCTGCCAGAAAATGACCTCCAGCGCGTTCTCCCTCAGCGTCCTGATTCCCGCCAGTGGCTTCACCGTCACCCAGGGCTGCCCGGTGATTGGCGGTTTGCATGGCGTGGACCGTCATTATTGCTGCCCGCACTGCATGAGCTGGCTGTTTACGCGCCCCCATGGCATCGACGAGTTCGTCAATGTGCGCGCAACCTTGCTGGATAACGCCCACGACTACGTGCCGTTCATGGAAACCTGGACCAGCGAAAAGCTGCCGTGGGCCTCCACGCCCGCCGTCGAACGTTTCGCGCAATTACCCGAGCCGCAAGACTTCCCGCGCTTGATGCAGGCCTACGCCGCGTTCAACGCGCGCTGA
- a CDS encoding LysR family transcriptional regulator, with amino-acid sequence MFASERLKGIDVFVCVAESGSFAAAAEKMHLTASAISKSIARLEKRLGARLFQRTTRRLALTDAGTAFLRTCSGVLADLEEAELSLHSESTEPRGRVRIDLPGAFGRAQVLPILLAWMKDYPLVIPHITFSDGLIEPFQAGVDIVVRIGRADAWPETVGHRLLRRERHVFCTSPAYLARHGTPLSEGDLEQHQCIAYGWVDGRISPWRYTGEQGEALRRPVAPQLVVGNGEGLVMAALADCGIVQLPSWLIEQQLQQGTLVEVLPHLATEGFEITLAWVKSRQALPKLRVVLEALVARLGAFE; translated from the coding sequence ATGTTTGCCTCCGAACGCTTGAAGGGTATCGATGTGTTTGTTTGCGTCGCGGAGAGCGGCAGCTTCGCGGCGGCGGCCGAGAAGATGCACCTGACGGCCTCTGCCATCAGTAAAAGCATCGCCAGGCTGGAAAAACGCCTGGGCGCGCGACTGTTTCAACGTACGACGCGCAGATTGGCGCTGACCGACGCGGGCACGGCGTTCCTGCGCACCTGCAGCGGGGTGTTGGCCGACCTTGAAGAAGCCGAGTTGTCACTGCACAGCGAAAGCACTGAGCCCCGTGGGCGAGTGCGCATTGATTTGCCGGGCGCATTCGGACGCGCGCAGGTATTGCCGATCCTGCTGGCATGGATGAAGGACTATCCATTGGTGATACCGCACATCACGTTCTCTGACGGCCTCATCGAGCCGTTCCAGGCTGGCGTTGACATCGTGGTGCGTATCGGCCGTGCGGATGCCTGGCCGGAGACGGTTGGGCACAGGCTGCTCAGGCGCGAGCGGCATGTGTTTTGCACATCGCCAGCATACCTGGCTCGCCATGGCACGCCGTTGTCGGAGGGCGACCTTGAACAGCATCAGTGCATTGCCTATGGCTGGGTTGATGGGCGCATCAGCCCCTGGCGCTACACCGGTGAGCAGGGCGAGGCGCTGCGCAGGCCAGTCGCGCCGCAGCTGGTGGTGGGCAATGGTGAAGGGTTGGTGATGGCCGCGCTGGCAGACTGCGGAATCGTCCAATTGCCCTCGTGGCTGATCGAGCAGCAACTGCAACAAGGGACATTGGTGGAAGTGCTGCCGCACCTGGCGACTGAAGGGTTTGAGATCACCTTGGCCTGGGTTAAAAGTCGCCAGGCGTTGCCCAAGCTACGCGTGGTGCTTGAGGCGTTGGTGGCGCGACTCGGCGCGTTTGAATGA
- a CDS encoding MFS transporter codes for MLATLKTYPATLNLLLSASLVLTLARAITLPYLVIYLSGNFGLSIADIGLVIGSTLIIGSLLSLYGGFLVDRISSYRLILTCCGVFSLGFLGAYGAATLWLFYLCLVSINLAYAVIDITVKAGFGSLLPVDQRSEVFSIKYTLTNIGYAVGPFLGAGVAALDISLPFLLSAGLGAGFFFVYFVWGNRGLAAGDTQDKPAPFLAVGTLLLRDYRLVCFTLGGVLSAVVFGQFTAYLSQYLIVTTTPHAAYRIISSVVATNALMVISLQYSIGKRISRRHLNLWLAGGLSLFIVGLGGFALSTTLMVWMVSMAIFTLGEIIVFPAEYMFIDNIAPSHLRGMYYAAQNLSNVGAALGPVLCGIVLATQPAHYIFYMLGLFIIAGGLFYGLGVALSGQRHPEELK; via the coding sequence ATGCTCGCCACGCTGAAAACCTATCCCGCCACCCTTAACCTGCTGCTGTCTGCGTCACTGGTATTAACCCTCGCGCGCGCAATCACCCTGCCCTATTTGGTGATTTACTTGTCCGGCAACTTTGGCTTGAGCATTGCCGATATCGGCCTAGTGATCGGAAGCACGCTGATCATCGGCTCGCTGTTGAGCCTGTATGGCGGCTTTCTGGTCGACCGAATCTCCAGTTACCGGCTGATCCTCACCTGCTGCGGTGTGTTCTCGCTGGGGTTTCTCGGCGCGTATGGCGCCGCCACGCTGTGGCTGTTCTACCTGTGCCTGGTGTCGATCAACCTGGCGTATGCGGTCATCGATATCACCGTGAAGGCCGGGTTTGGCAGCCTGCTGCCTGTGGACCAGCGCAGCGAAGTGTTTTCGATCAAATACACGCTGACCAATATCGGCTATGCCGTCGGCCCGTTTCTCGGCGCAGGCGTGGCCGCCCTCGACATCAGCCTGCCGTTTTTGCTCTCGGCGGGGCTGGGTGCCGGGTTCTTTTTTGTCTACTTCGTGTGGGGCAACAGGGGCCTGGCGGCTGGCGACACACAGGATAAACCCGCGCCATTCCTCGCCGTCGGCACACTGCTGCTGCGCGATTACCGCCTGGTGTGCTTTACCCTCGGCGGGGTCTTGAGTGCGGTGGTATTCGGCCAATTCACGGCTTACCTCTCGCAGTACCTGATTGTGACCACCACGCCCCACGCGGCCTATCGAATTATCAGCAGCGTGGTGGCGACCAATGCCCTGATGGTGATCAGCCTGCAATACAGCATTGGCAAACGCATTTCCCGTCGACACCTGAACCTGTGGCTGGCCGGCGGGCTCAGCCTGTTTATCGTCGGGCTCGGCGGCTTCGCCCTGTCGACCACGTTGATGGTCTGGATGGTGTCCATGGCGATTTTTACCCTGGGCGAAATCATCGTCTTCCCGGCCGAATACATGTTCATCGACAACATTGCACCGAGTCATCTGAGAGGGATGTATTACGCGGCGCAGAACTTGAGCAATGTCGGCGCTGCGTTAGGTCCGGTGCTGTGTGGAATCGTGCTGGCGACGCAGCCGGCTCACTACATTTTCTACATGTTGGGGCTGTTTATCATCGCCGGTGGGTTGTTTTACGGGTTGGGGGTTGCCCTTTCAGGTCAACGCCATCCTGAAGAACTGAAATAA